TTCTACCAAGTCTATTACTATTACAGTAAGGCCCAATCAAATTTTGGAAATAGATGGCACCAGAGAAAAGGAACCTCTTCATTTTAAAGTAGTAGCAATTAGTGAAAATGTAATTGAGCCGCAAAATACCACTGTAGTTAAAGTAGATAAGAATATACAAAAAATATGTATGATTAGGCTGAAATGATTTATTTGTAAAGGGTAATTATGCTATAATATAAAAAAGACAAAAGATGATAGGAGAGGAGAATGCCCTATAAAAGTCATAAGAGGTGCTATAACTTCCAAAAATACAAAAGAAGATATTTTAAAGGATACTACTATTCTCATTGAAGAAATTATTAAAGCAAATGAATTAGAAGAGAAAAACATAATTTCTATTTTTTTTAGTGCTACTAAAGATTTAGATGCGGTTTACCCTGCCGAAGCAGTTAGGAATATGGGTATGACCTCAATACCTATGATGTGCCTACAAGAAATGGAGGTAAAAGGCAGTCTCAGCCATTGCATAAGAGTTGCAATTTTTACAAATTTAAGTGAAGATAAAGAGGTTAAACACGTTTATTTGAAAGAAGCAAAAAAACTGCGTCCAGACTTAGTTTGAGGTGATAGTATTGACTGTAAAAATAGCAATAGATGGGCCGGCTGGAGCTGGCAAGAGCACTGTTGCAAAAAAATTAGCTAAACTTTTAAATTATACCTATATCGATACAGGTGCTATGTATAGAGCCATTACATATAAGGCCATCCAACAGGGGGTAAATCTTATTGAAGAAAACAAAATAGCTGATATTGTGCAAAGTGCTGATATCATCTTAGAAGAAGAAAAAATTTTTTTAGATGGAAAAGACATTTCTGAAGAAATAAGAAAACCGGAGGTTTCTGAAAAAGTATCTTTGGTATCTAAAATACCTAAAGTGAGAGAAATTTTAGTGCAAAAACAAAGGAAAATTGCTGAAGGCAAAAATGTAGTAATGGATGGAAGAGACATAGGAACAGTTGTGCTGCCTGATGCACAGTTTAAATTTTTTTTAACTGCTTCTTTAGAAGAAAGGGCAAAACGGCGTTATAGAGAACTTAAAACTAAAAATGTAAATGTAAGTTATTACGAGGTGTTAAAAGAAATAGAAAATCGTGACACCATAGATTCACAGAGAGATACATCTCCTCTAAAAATTGCTGAAGATTCTATTGTCATTGATACTACATATCTTTCAGAAGAGGAAGTTTTAGAAAAACTGTACAATATTATAAAGGAAGGATTAAAAGGGGAAATTTAAGTATGTTTTATTATATTGCCAAAGTTATAGTATTAGCAATTATAAAAATGATGTTTAGAATAGAAGTAAGAGGACTTGAAAATATTCCTAAAAAAGGCCCAGTAATCATATGCCCTAACCATATAAGTCTTCTAGATCCTCCTGTCATAGGAGCACTTTTAAACAGGCGAATATACTTTATGGCAAAAGAAGAGCTTTTTAAAAATCCTTTTTTAAAGCTTCTTTTAGGGACAGGCTTAGGAGCTTTTCCCGTTAAAAGAGGTACTGCTGATTTATCAGCTATTAAAACTGCTTTAACTTACTTAAAAAAAGGAAGAGCAATTGGAATTTTCCCTGAAGGTACAAGAAGTAAAACCGGAAAACTTCAAAAGGCTGAACCAGGGGTTGCCTTATTAGCAATTAAAGGGAATGCTCCTGTAGTACCTATAGGAATTAAAGGGAAATATCGCCTTTTTTCTAAGATTATTATAAATATCGGTAAACCAATAACTTTTGAAAAATATGCTAATTCTAAACTTTCCTCTGAGAGACTTTCTGCTATTGGAGAGGAAATAATGCAAGAAATTGCAAAATTGCTGTAGGAGGTAAAGAATGAAAATATTGATTGCTGAGTATGCAGGTTTTTGCTTTGGAGTAAAAAGAGCTATTGAAACTGCATATCAGGAAATTGAAAAAGGTGATGGAAAGAAAATATATACTTTAGGTGAAATTATTCATAATCCACAAGTTATATCGGACTTATCGAAAAAAGGGGTTAATGTTATTGAAGAAGAAGAGCTGGATAAATTGACTGAGGGCGATAAATTAATTATCCGAAGTCATGGGGTGTCTAAAAAATTATACGACTTTCTCGCTAAAAAAGGAGTTGAAGTCATAGATGTTACCTGCCCATTTGTAAAAAAGATCCAAAATATAGTTTATGAGTACTACCACAAGGGCTACTCTATTATCATTGTAGGAGATAGAAATCATCCAGAAGTAATAGGAGTAAACGGATGGTGTGATGACACCGCTTATGTGGTAAATTCAATTGAAGAAGCTTATGAATTACCTCAATTAGAAAAGGCATGTGCAGTTGCTCAAACTACTCTCATTGAAAAGCATTGGAAAGATATTTTAGAAGTAATAAAGCTAAAAGTTAAAGACCTTATTTTTTTTAATACTATATGCGATGCTACACAAAAAAGACAAGATGCTGCTGATGAGCTTTCAAAAAAGGTAGATGTAATGTTTGTAATTGGGGGGAAACATAGTTCTAATACTCAAAAACTAAAAAAGATATGTGAAAAAAATTGTAAAAACACTTTTCATATAGAAGATGCAGAGGAATTGACTCTTGAGATGGTAAAAGACCATGAGATTATAGGAGTAACAGCAGGAGCTTCAACCCCCGATTATGTGATAGAAGACGTGATAGAGAAAATTAGATTTTTAAAAGGGGAAGATGGGGATGAGTGATTTTTTAGAAGGTTATACTTTTAAGACGTTGCGACCTGGAGACATTGTCAAGGGAGAAGTGATAAAAGTTTCTGATGAGGGGATTATTGCAAATATTGGCTATAAATCAGATGCTTTTGTGCCTAAAAATGAACTTTCTTTAAATCCTAATTTTGATGTAAAAAAGACCTTCAATGTTGAGGATGAGTTAGATTTATATATAATAAGTGTGGAAAATGATGAAGGAAATGTATTAGCCTCTAAAGTTATGGCTGATGATAAGCTGAGCAGAGAAAAAATTGAAAAAGCCTATAAAAATAAAGAGATAATTGAAGGAGAAATTATTGAGGTTGTAAAAGGCGGAGTGATTGCCTACTCATTAGGAGCTAAGGTTTTTATTCCTGCTTCTCAACTGGAATTACATTATGTCGATAAATTAAATGAATATTTAGGTAAAACTTTGCGGCTTCGAATAATTGAGTATATTCCCGGCAAGAAGATTGTTGGATCTCAAAAAGAAGTACTGAAACTAGAAAGAGAAAAAGTTAAAAAAGCGCTTTTATCTAATTTGAAAGAAGGAGACATAGTAGAAGGAAAAGTAAAAAACATAATAGATAAGGGAGCTTTTGTAGACATAGGAGGTTTTGATGGTTTTATCCCTCTAAGTGAAATTAGCTGGGAAAGAATTAAAAATCCGCGAGAAGTATTGGGAATTGGAGATAAAGTCTCGGTTTATATATTAAATGTGGATGAAAAAAAAGAAAAAATTACTTTGAGCCTGAGAAAAGTATTGCCAGATCCGTGGGAGAATGCAGAAACAAAATATCACGAAGGAGACGTGCTAAAGGGAACTGTTACTAATATTACGCCTTTTGGAGTATTTGTACAGCTAGAACCAGGGATAGAAGGATTGATTCATAAAAATAATTTAGAAAATAGTATCAAAACATACAAAATAAATGATACTATAAAAGTAGAAATATTGAATATAAACCAACAAGATAAAAAAATAAATCTTAAAGAAGTGCCTCTTGAAGAAGGAGATATTCCAGAAATAGAGCATCAAGAGCTTAGAATCACCTTGGGAGAAATATTTAATAAAAATTTTTAAACTGTCATGTAAAAAACCTTGACAAAAGAAAAAAATCTGCTAAAATTAAAATCATTGAATGTATACATTATTTTAGTAAAGGAGGCACGATACAAAATGAATGCTTTGGGTCGCCACATTTTGGCAGAAATTTATGGGTGCGATAGCAATATTTTAGACAACTTGGAATTAATCGAAGACATAATGGTTCAGTCTGCAATAGTGACAGGTGCAGAGATACGGGAAGTTGCTTTCCATAAATTTAATCCCCAGGGCGTAAGCGGAGTAGTGGTCATATCAGAATCTCATATAACTATCCATACTTGGCCAGAACTGGGTTATGCCGCGGTTGACGTATTTACTTGTGGTGATGATGTCAATCCGTGGGATGCCTGTAACTATATAGCGAAAATGTTAAGAGCACAAAACATGACTGCAACAGAGGTCAAACGTGGAGTCTTTGAAAAACCAGTGAAGGTGGTTAATTACTGATTAAACTTCAAAATATGAAGGATCTGGTTTGTTTGTGGCTTTTAAAGCCACTTTTTTCTATAATTAGGGGTGAACATATTTATGGTAGGTTATGAGGACTTTGTTAAAAAAATACATAAATTGACTGGAATAGATTTATCTTTATACAAAGAAAAGCAGATGAAAAGAAGATTAGAATCTTTAATCACTAGTCACAAATTTAGCTCTTATGAGGAATATTTTAATGAACTCTCTGTTAATAAGACATTATATGAAGAGTTTCTAAATTATATTACTATTAATGTGACAGAATTTTTTAGGAACCCTTCACAGTGGGAAATCTTAGAGAAAGACCTTTTACCTGACATTATAAAAAAAAGTTTTAGAGTCTGGAGTGCAGCTTGTTCTACTGGAGAAGAACCTTATTCTGTAGCCATGCTTTTAACAAAGTTTATAGATTTAAAAGATGTGACAATTATTGCTACAGACATAGATGGAAGAGTATTGGAAAAAGCTAAAAAAGGTATATATTCGGCTGAGAGTGTAAAAAAAGTACCTCAAGAATATTTAAAAAAATTCTTTAGAAAAATTGATGACAAAAGTTATCAGATAAGTGAAGATATTAGAAAAAGCGTACAATTTGAAAAGCATGACTTGTTAAATGATGAATATCCTAAAAATATAGATTTATTAATTTGTAGAAATGTGTTAATATATTTTAATGATACAGCTAAAGATAAAATATATAAAAAATTTTATGAGTCTTTAAATGATAACGGTATATTTTTTGTGGGTAGCACAGAGCAGATAATATTGCCATGTAGATACAATTTTGAACCAATTAAAACTTTTTTCTACAAAAAAATTATTCCACAGGGATAAAAGAGGTGTTAATAATAATGCCTACCAATATTTATGTGACTGAAGAAGAATTAAAAAAACAAGAAAAAATAATGAAAGAAATTGCAGAAGAAAATAAGGGTAAAAACCTTTATTATCACATTGAAACTTACGGCTGCCAAATGAATGTCCATGATTCGGAGAAATTGGCAGGTATGCTAGAAAAGATGGGATATAAATATACTGAAAATCTGGAACAAGCTGATGTTTTACTTTTTAACACTTGTGCTGTAAGAGAACATGCTGAAATAAGAGTATTGGGAAGAGTATCACAAATGAAAGAATTGAAGGCTAGAAATCCTAATTTAATTATTGGTGTATCTGGCTGTATGATGCAAGAAAAAAATGTAGTAGAAGCTATTAAAGAAAAATATTCCTATATAGACATTGTTTTTGGCACTCATAATATATATAAATTTCCACAGCTTTTATGGGAGGCTTTGAACTCTCAAGATATAGTTATAGATATTATAGAAGATACAAAAAATGTAATTGAAGAGTTACCTGTCAAAAGGGACAGCAATTTAAAGGCATGGGTTAATATTATTTATGGTTGCAATAATTTTTGCACCTATTGCATAGTACCCTATACAAGAGGCAGAGAAAAGAGCAGAAAGCCAGAAGATATAATAGCAGAAGTAAAAGAATTAGCCCAAAAAGGGTATAAGGAAATCACTTTATTAGGGCAAAATGTAAATTCTTACGGAAAAGACCTTGATGAAGATATAACTTTTGCAAAACTACTTTACAAGCTAAATGATATTGAAGGAATTGAGAGAATAAGGTTTATGACCTCTCATCCTAAAGATATTTCCGATGAATTAATATATGCCATTAGGGATTTAGATAAAGTTTGTGAACATTTGCATTTACCTGTACAAGCTGGTAGCAACAAGATTTTAAAAAAGATGAATAGAAAATACACCAAAGAACACTATTTAGAAATTATTGA
The sequence above is a segment of the Thermoanaerobacter ethanolicus JW 200 genome. Coding sequences within it:
- the aroH gene encoding chorismate mutase; this encodes MLKDTTILIEEIIKANELEEKNIISIFFSATKDLDAVYPAEAVRNMGMTSIPMMCLQEMEVKGSLSHCIRVAIFTNLSEDKEVKHVYLKEAKKLRPDLV
- the cmk gene encoding (d)CMP kinase — translated: MTVKIAIDGPAGAGKSTVAKKLAKLLNYTYIDTGAMYRAITYKAIQQGVNLIEENKIADIVQSADIILEEEKIFLDGKDISEEIRKPEVSEKVSLVSKIPKVREILVQKQRKIAEGKNVVMDGRDIGTVVLPDAQFKFFLTASLEERAKRRYRELKTKNVNVSYYEVLKEIENRDTIDSQRDTSPLKIAEDSIVIDTTYLSEEEVLEKLYNIIKEGLKGEI
- a CDS encoding lysophospholipid acyltransferase family protein; translation: MFYYIAKVIVLAIIKMMFRIEVRGLENIPKKGPVIICPNHISLLDPPVIGALLNRRIYFMAKEELFKNPFLKLLLGTGLGAFPVKRGTADLSAIKTALTYLKKGRAIGIFPEGTRSKTGKLQKAEPGVALLAIKGNAPVVPIGIKGKYRLFSKIIINIGKPITFEKYANSKLSSERLSAIGEEIMQEIAKLL
- a CDS encoding 4-hydroxy-3-methylbut-2-enyl diphosphate reductase encodes the protein MKILIAEYAGFCFGVKRAIETAYQEIEKGDGKKIYTLGEIIHNPQVISDLSKKGVNVIEEEELDKLTEGDKLIIRSHGVSKKLYDFLAKKGVEVIDVTCPFVKKIQNIVYEYYHKGYSIIIVGDRNHPEVIGVNGWCDDTAYVVNSIEEAYELPQLEKACAVAQTTLIEKHWKDILEVIKLKVKDLIFFNTICDATQKRQDAADELSKKVDVMFVIGGKHSSNTQKLKKICEKNCKNTFHIEDAEELTLEMVKDHEIIGVTAGASTPDYVIEDVIEKIRFLKGEDGDE
- a CDS encoding 30S ribosomal protein S1; the encoded protein is MGMSDFLEGYTFKTLRPGDIVKGEVIKVSDEGIIANIGYKSDAFVPKNELSLNPNFDVKKTFNVEDELDLYIISVENDEGNVLASKVMADDKLSREKIEKAYKNKEIIEGEIIEVVKGGVIAYSLGAKVFIPASQLELHYVDKLNEYLGKTLRLRIIEYIPGKKIVGSQKEVLKLEREKVKKALLSNLKEGDIVEGKVKNIIDKGAFVDIGGFDGFIPLSEISWERIKNPREVLGIGDKVSVYILNVDEKKEKITLSLRKVLPDPWENAETKYHEGDVLKGTVTNITPFGVFVQLEPGIEGLIHKNNLENSIKTYKINDTIKVEILNINQQDKKINLKEVPLEEGDIPEIEHQELRITLGEIFNKNF
- the speD gene encoding adenosylmethionine decarboxylase, with product MNALGRHILAEIYGCDSNILDNLELIEDIMVQSAIVTGAEIREVAFHKFNPQGVSGVVVISESHITIHTWPELGYAAVDVFTCGDDVNPWDACNYIAKMLRAQNMTATEVKRGVFEKPVKVVNY
- a CDS encoding CheR family methyltransferase, encoding MVGYEDFVKKIHKLTGIDLSLYKEKQMKRRLESLITSHKFSSYEEYFNELSVNKTLYEEFLNYITINVTEFFRNPSQWEILEKDLLPDIIKKSFRVWSAACSTGEEPYSVAMLLTKFIDLKDVTIIATDIDGRVLEKAKKGIYSAESVKKVPQEYLKKFFRKIDDKSYQISEDIRKSVQFEKHDLLNDEYPKNIDLLICRNVLIYFNDTAKDKIYKKFYESLNDNGIFFVGSTEQIILPCRYNFEPIKTFFYKKIIPQG
- the miaB gene encoding tRNA (N6-isopentenyl adenosine(37)-C2)-methylthiotransferase MiaB, whose product is MPTNIYVTEEELKKQEKIMKEIAEENKGKNLYYHIETYGCQMNVHDSEKLAGMLEKMGYKYTENLEQADVLLFNTCAVREHAEIRVLGRVSQMKELKARNPNLIIGVSGCMMQEKNVVEAIKEKYSYIDIVFGTHNIYKFPQLLWEALNSQDIVIDIIEDTKNVIEELPVKRDSNLKAWVNIIYGCNNFCTYCIVPYTRGREKSRKPEDIIAEVKELAQKGYKEITLLGQNVNSYGKDLDEDITFAKLLYKLNDIEGIERIRFMTSHPKDISDELIYAIRDLDKVCEHLHLPVQAGSNKILKKMNRKYTKEHYLEIIDKVRSNIPDIAITTDIIVGFPGETEEDFLETLDLVERVRFDAAYTFIYSKRAGTVAANMPDQVDDAVKHERLERLIELQNKISLEKSAELRGKIVEVLIEGISKRDSNKLTSRTRTNKVVHFVGDESLIGKLANVKITETKAWTMQGELVEVIR